The DNA region AACCAATAGTGATATTGTGGTCATCCTGTAACTGTGTCTGAAGCTCCTTGGTACCCATGTTAAGCTTCTTCCTAAGAATGGAGAGATCTTTGTTTGCCACCCAAGCCTAAGAAGTCATAGTAGTCTCAATCCTGCTACTAGATGTACAAGTGTGTTCATCAACTATTTTGGTAACCtgcaatttaaataaaatatatacattaaaatataaacatgaattgaaatatacacattaattaaaatatacacATTCATTATAATATACACAAAAAAGGTTAGTACCCTTGTGGTTCTGTTATCTGGCATTATGCAACCCACAATTCTCCAAGGACAACCATCAGCTCTACAAAATCCTCTAAATATGGTCTTGTCAGATTTTTCAATTCCCATGTCATACTCGTTATTGATTGCATACTGTCTCAGGGGCATTCTAAAGTCATTCATTGTGGGATACCTAACATCAAGATAGAACTAAGGGTTATCCGTATCATAAACAATATATTGCTCCTCTGGTATGGAATCATCTACTGGAATTGCTGCCCCTTCGATCCCATCAGTACCTACAACAGTGGTTGTTGTTTCAGCCCTATTTGTATCAGCATCATTACTAGCTTCCCTTTGCTTCTTCCTTTGCTCACCCTCCTCCCTCAAGCCTAGCAGGACATACATGGCATCATCACTCATTGGAACTACCATGTCTTCCTCATCATGGACTGGCTCAATCTCCAGATTGGATCAGTCAACCATAGCTTGTGGTGGGCAAACTTGAACTGCTATTGCATTACTAGCCGGCTGCACTGAATTGCTAGCAACCTCTGTCACACTAGATTGGCTAACACAAATGTCTACAATTTCAACAAAAAATATACCCATTTAACAGCCCAACGGTCCAGGAAACACTACACAAGATCAAAGCTGTGGTAAACCCTCTCTTGATCCTTAGTGTTCATGTCAGTACACCAAATATATGGTTGTTGCATACGACCCCAAACAATTCTCAACCTCAAGTCAGCAATAAACATGTCAAATGTGTACCTAGACAAGCCAACATCCCATTCCAGATTATGACAGCTACTTTGAAACCACGTTTAGGTTAGTTCCTACTCGACAAACAGAATgaccaagaagaaaaaaattattagagttTAGGCACAATGTGTTTCTACGCAGGTTGTGCTCAAATGGAACTAGCAATTGCAAGTAATCGAAATTCTATACCCCTTGGGTACGTCGTCCATGGTTATAGCAACCGCAACCGAACTCTTCAACCGCTCCTCTCAACCATCCAAACTCTAGGGTTACACAAAACGAACTGACTTCTTAACAAAAATTGAGGAAATTAGAAGGCAAATACACTACAAGCTAGTATGAGTTCAATCCGTACCTCCGGTGAAAACAACTCGAAGGTCCAGGCTTGCTCGTCGCTCCCTTGCGCTTCCGTTCTCCCGTGAGCTTAACCTCGTTGGGGGCCAGTATGATCTCAGTCTCGATCTGGTCTAGGAGGCAGAGACACTCAAGTCTCGTGCTGATCTAGCCTTGGAGTGGAGAGAAATTAGATAAGGGAAACAATAATCATTTAACATAGCTAAATGGataaatgaaaatcaaaactaATTAATTTGGCTAAAATGGCAAAGAATCAATGAAGACATAATTTTTAATAACAATTTATCGAAACCAAAATTTTAAATGGTAAATAATAGAAACCCTGTATCACCCATTTTGCTTGTAGGCTTGTAGCCACCAGGTTAGCACCACTCACCACCCATCTCCGTCCAAGAGCCCCGACACCACACGCAGAACCTGCTCGGCGAAATGGCGATTACGCACTTCGACCTCGAGATCGCCTCCCGGATGCTGGTGGGGGCCTCGCGCCCGCCGCCATGCTTCCCCGCCGTCCTCGCCGTCTCCAACCTCGATCTCGTCCTCGGCCCCTTCCCCATCTTCCTCGTTTCCGTCTACTCTGCCCCCGCCGCCGGCCTCGATGCGGTCGTTTCCGCCGTGCGCGCCGCCTTGCCGTCCTACCTCTCcctcttctttcccttcgccGGCCGCATCGTGCGCGATCCGGAGACCAAGATCCCCGAGGTCGCGTGCAATAACGCCGGCGCCGAGCTCGTGGTCGCCGACGCTGCCGTGCAACTCGCGGCCGTCGACTTCTCGGAGGTCGACCGGTCGCTGGGGCTGATCCAGATACCGTTCGACCCGAGCCTCGCCATGTCCGTGCAGGTGGTCCGGTTCGCGTGCGGCGGGTTCGCTCTGACGCTCGCCACGAGCCACCTCCTCGCCGACGGCCGGGCGTTCACCGTGTTGCTGAGCGCGTTCGCCGAAATGGTCCGCGAGGGCGGCCTCTCTGGCGAACCCCGGCTCGACCGGTCCCTGTTTCGGCCGCGGTCGCCGCCGCGGTACAGCGCGTCACTGGATGCCGAGTTCTCGCGGTTCACGCCGGAGAGCATGATCAACCCCCTCCTGGCCGCGGCCATCCGGCGTCGCCTGTACCGCATCGAGGCGGCCGACCTGGCGGCACTCCAGGCTGAGGCAGCGTCGGCCGGCGGCGGGCGCCGAGCGTCGCGCTTCGTGGCACTGTGCGCGCACGTCTGGAAGCTCCTCGCGCGCGCCGTTGGCGACTCCGACCCCAGCTGCCGGATGGCGTGGATCGTCGACGGCCGGAAGCTGGTCGAGCCGTCGGACGGCGCCCTGGACCGGTACATCGGGAATGTGATCACCTACACTTCCCGTGAGGCGAGCGTGGCGGAGCTGCTTCGCGCGCCGCTGCGCGACGTGGCGGCCATGGTGCGCGCGTCCATCGCGGCGGTGATGAACGAGGCGCGGTTCCAGGAGCTGGCGGACTGGATGGAGGAGCGGAAGGCGGCGTTCAGGGATGGCGGGAAGTGGACGGAGGCGGTGAATCTTGGGTTCGGGAGCCCCGCGCTGGTGATCTCCGGGCTGCTCCCGTTCCCCATCGACGGGGACCTCGGGTTCGGGAAGCCCAGGCTCGTCATGCCGTGGTTGCGGCACGGCCGGCTGGGCTCCGCGTCCGTGACGGTCGTGCCCAGCCCGAGCGGTGACGGGTCGTGGATCGTCGGCGCAACGAGGATGTGGCCGCggctcttggaggtggtggaagcAGACCCCGGGAGCTTGCTGAAGCCGGTGATGGCGGCGGACCTTGGACTGGCGACGCCGGCGGGATCCCGTCTGTGAGTTCGCATCGTTCTTTGCGAATGCACTTCAAATTGTGCCGTAAAAATCAAGTCTTTCTATTTGTTCTTGCAAACTCATTTGAAGCTTAAGCCCGGTTTGATAGGCTGCAGCTTGTGCAGAAGCAGCTGCTGGCTGCGTGGCTAAGGAAGCAGCTGTGCCTGCTAGGTTTTTAAGTTGAGAAGAAAATAGTTTGGATAGCTGACTTTTGGATGGGCTAGGTATCTGCTGTAGCTGTGGTCGAATGAGGAAATATTTGAAATACCTCTGGTTTAACTGATTTGTTGTAAATATATTGTTAAAGCGTAGTTGACCTATTTAAATCCTCATAAAGCTGTAACGACTTATGTACAaataatgacatcaaacaaCACATACATCCATCACATAGAATTTTTGATAAATTGTAGGTTAAGTGACGTTACAATACCAAAGTCTTATTCGCCAAATAGTAGTAGCAGCATGTAATGAAAAATATTCATAAATTCTACTGGCCATCAAAGAGGTAGCAATACTGTCACGAAATTGGTTCATGTCTTGCTCATCTTGTGCCATAGTGGTGTTGCCAACACCTCCCATTTGATGTGGTTGAGCACCTCCCGGAATGTAGTCCTCATCAGTGTCACATTTTTCAAACTTCTCGTCATGCAAGACACTGTCGCGTATGAAATTATGAAAGGCCATACATGCAAGAATTATTTGAGTTTACTTTACCATTGGGTACGCCGGTATGCCTAACAAGATCCTCCATTTCATCTTTAAAACACCGAATGGCCTCTCAACTACATTATGAAGACAAAAATGTGCATGATTAAACACTTCATAGTTCCCGCTTGGTTGTCGTCCTTGATTGAATTCTTGAAGGTAATACTTGTTTCCCTTATAAGGTACTTGTTTCCCTTATAAGATAGTACATACCTACATGCAAGGACACATGTCAGCCGTGAGTACATAAAAAGGTGAACATTATTGGATTAGGGAAAATTGTTACCTGCGGGTGGGTGAGAGAAACTTGCCACATATTTTCCTAATGAGTCATTGAATATACGAGTATCATGTGCCGACCCCGGCCATTCGGCCACCATAAAGGTAAATCTCATATCAAAGTCACAAACAGCCATCACATTTTGAGTTGGATAGCCATGTCTATCAGTGTGATTGACAATCTCATCGTAAGGTACAATGACACGTATATGTGTGCCATCTATAGCACTGATGCATCCATTAAAATGAGGGAAAAAGCTACCATCTTGTAGTCTAGAATGCATGATGGTAAAGTTTGGGTCTTTAGATCTAATATTTTGTGCAACTAAGGCATTGACAGAACGCAATACATGTAGAAATTTTCTATAAATTGTTTCATCAGACCTCTTAAACTTATTCTTTGTTTGACTAACTGGTTCTGCTGCTCCTACCATCCATAAGAATATAGCCAAACTCTCAATTGAGATACATAACCTATTTGATTTAAAGTTATAGTTTGCAACCAAAGTGTCATACAATGCATAGAATACTTTTGGAGCCATCCTGAACATTGAGTAACAATCTCTATCATCAGCTAGTTCTATTGTCCACTCATAACCAGTCTGTTGTGGTGTCCTACATGGTCCTTTGTTCTCATATGTTTCATAGTAAAAGTTACCTATAAAACCAACCGCTATAACATATGGAAGATACTACCTCGTTAGATCTGCAACCTCTTCATCATTCTCctcttcaacttcaattcctCCCAAGATAAGTTGAACATAGTTTGAGAGTCATCCACGTGAACTTTAAATTTAGGCCATGAAGATCATGGGAATAATCTATCTACACATGACAACATTTTAATTCAGCATCCAATTGAACAACACATAAGATAACCATAAATTGAATAACATATAAGTTCAACACAACTCAATTATTACAACAAAGTCCAAGTGAAATAGCAATCAAGACTAGTTCGACACAAATAGTAATTGTTCAAATAGTGGTACAATAGATGGTACAAATTATCACTTCTTGCTCAACTCATTGTGCATCCTCTGAAGCTAGTCAAGTCTCCCTGAATCTGTCTTGAAAGAAGCAAACAACCCTCTATAGTCTAGCTTCATAAGAATTTTTGTAGCTGTGAAATGTAGATCATCCCTTCATTCGCACCACATCTAACAATCAACCTCAAATAATCTTTGATGGTGGGAATAGCTGCTGCTGGTGAGGTGTTGGTCAATCTATCAGATGTTACACTACTCAACATGGTGACCATCTTCGCAAATTTCCTGACCATAGGACTCTTGTTCTTGTGCTTCTTCACTTTAGTAGGACCACTAGAGGATGCATGTATCTTCCCTTTCTTTGGGCTCTTCACCACATCTTTATCTGTGGAAGACTTCTCGTCACCAACTGCATCAATCCCATGCTCCTGTACATGCTGCCCAGGTATGACAGAGGATACACCTGTGACATAGACCTTATTGAACATGATGCCCATGCCCTCTAGATGGGCAGCAGGACCATACCTAAACTTTTTTGCTTCTGGATGGGCCTATAATGGAAACAAGATTGTGTAAGCATCATATAATAGTACTGCAATATTGTAAGAAGACAATATCATCCATACAGAAACATTTACCTATATGTACAGAGTCCATCATTCATCGTCAACTATGATCGTTCCCTTGTTTTCATCCCACCCAAGACCAGTAGTTGCGTGCTTAGCGCCAGCCAACACCCATACTCTTTTTTCAAGGAGTCCCACTTATTCTTGAATTGCTTCTGTGTATAATGCCAGCCTGTTTTGATGAAGAACTTCTGCCTCAAGTTTGCATATTCATGCTTGCTTAGTGCTCCCAATGGTCTATTTCCAGCTAGCACCTCAAACTTGCACTCCTCACAGAATACTCAGGTTGCAAGTGCGTCCTAAGCTGCCTTTCCTGAACCTTTttccatctaatgaactcaacATGGCATAACAATAACAATTCATTGATCAGTGCATACATCTCTGATCCATCCATACCCTAATACTCTTGTACATTACTACTAGTTaacaaatgaaaaaatatatgacaAAAATAACAGCACTAGTGATATCCAAACGGGTCTATGGCAAGCAAAACTGGAGTAACAGAGAAATCTCACTTGACTATATTAAAACAAATACTCTTTACTAATGTTCACTTGACAAAGATCTCTCTCACATAGTCACATGACTGTACACAACAACAAATGCCCTTTGATCTGTCAGCCATGTAAACCCAAACACGATGTTGGTGAACAATGCATAAGCAACCAAATCACATATGTCCtcatgtatatgtatgtacaaTATTGTGTATCTGCAAAGCGACTCAAGGGTAATTCAATGGTTTCATGCCTATGAATTGATACTAGTCTGAGAAAGCAGGAGCTTACAtgattctagaaaaattagttaaGGCAACTATACCGAGCAAAGAATCAGTTTTATATTTTGTACAGACTAGGTTAGTTCAAGCAACTATACACAAAGCATGCTAAGAAATATACTCTGATTCGCAACAATCCCATACATGAGAAGGACCAAATCAAGAACTACAGTTAACGGGGAAGGTAAATGAGGGGATCAACGAACTGCAAATCTAGCAGCTCCATCGCTCCATACAAGCACAGTGCACTGAACTCCAACCTCCATTTCCTTTGGTCATAAAGTCTAGCTCATAAGGGGGATCATAAAGTCTAGCTCATAAGGGGGAAAGGGGATGGAGGCTCACATGTGCTTCTCGGTGTCAAACACGTCGTGCGATCGAGGAGGCATCGAATCGACATCTGGGCGGTCAAGGGGGCGTGGAGGAGGCGTTTGGGCGATCAAGGGGCATCGAGGCGAGCTGAGTGCCGAGGAAGGAGGGGCCCGAGCAGTGATGAAGAAGGGGGCCGAGTTGACGGGGAGGCCAACCGGTAGTGCGGTACTATGATGGGCGCCAATCGTGCTACCAGATCTCGCCGAGGAGGGGCAATGGGCCCGCCCAAGCGGTGCGCCGGCCGAGCAGGGGCGACGAGGGGCGAGGGAGGCCGGGTTGCTGCGATGGGGTCAAGTGGGGAAGGCTAAGGCGAGGGTGGACAGGCGAGCGGTGGTGCTGCAGGCGAGCTGGGTGAGCGAGAGCACTCGGGCGAGTGGGGGAGAAATGAGGACGGAACTGAATGGGAGGTAGGTTGGAACCGAATTTATATGATGGCAAAGTTGGGTAAATACCATGCATCTTTGAGAGCAATTTAGTAAACGCACTCAGGCATAAGCTTGGGAAGCGGTTTCACCCGGCTTCTGCGTTACGTGCAAAAAAGCGGGCCATATTTGAAGAAGCCCGTCTGAGTTTCAAACGTTTGGATAGGCTTCCGACTTTTTTGAGggaaaaacccaaaaaaaaactatccaAACAGGCACTAAAGTTACCATGAAAATCAATGTGGGTTGTGCGGCTGGTGTTCAAGAATAGCATTCTTTTGAGTAACATTTTTACAACATAATGTAGCTATAACTCTATTACTGgtttaagaaaataaaaaattcatgtgGTTAAACATTCCCCGAGGAATTCATAGAAAAATTGACAACAGATTTACTATTCTTCAATCgcttgataaaaaaatatgcaataAATCCCTACCGTGATTCGGTTGATATTCGAGAATGATGGTCTTGCCCTTAAGGGTCTTGACAAAAATCTGCATCTGTGAAATGAGAGCACCAAATATCAACTTAGAGCATAACCCTAGTTAGATCGGTCAtcctataaaaagaaaaacttaaaaTCTTAAAAGCTATGCTTAAAAAACCTCTCTCCTTAGAAGACTCCTGACCCCTTCCCATGCTACAGTAAAGAGCAGGCAAAAAGGCATTTTCTTGGTGACTCCGTCCCCAGCACAGATTTTGTTGCTCCCCCTCCTCTCCGGCGGCCTTGCTGGCgatagagagggaggggaagcaGGTTCCGCTGGTGGATCTGTATATTTAGACTTAGactttgtttgtttcagcttaagATTATAATAAACTAGCTTATTTATtctgagctgaaacaaacaactAGTTTATTTGTCCATATTATTATAAGCTGAAGCTCATATTATAATAATCCTATAAGCTGTGAAAAGGAGCTTATTTCAGCTTATTTTGATCTTCTACTGTACTACCCATCAAATTTAAGGGAAATTACCCGTCAATGCCACTCCTCCCACCATATACCCGAATCTCCTACCCCCTATTGAGGGCATGGTAGACTTTTGCCAATAATCCAGACTCCAATAATCTAGATTGCCAAACAGCTCTCAGCTTATTTCTCTCCAGCTTATCATAATTCAACTTATTATAATCCACTATTTATAAGCCGCTTATTataatcctaaaataaaataaacaggGCCTTAGTTTATTAGATCTATGTAGTCTTAGGTTCATCCATGGCAACATGTTTGCTGTGgatctttttttccctttgccTCTTCTCCGTTGAGGGATCTTTTGGCGGCGGTCTCCATGTCGATGATGCTTCAAAGAAGATTCTAAGCGAAGGAGAGCCAAGGAAGGTTTTGTCTACGCCGGTCTTCGTCGACCTTGGTCTCGGTGTCAAGATCGTGCAGGTCTTCTCCTTTCCTGTTATCTCCGGCGTCGACGGTGGTTTCGACATCTTCTACGACAAGACAAAGGAAAGGTTTGTATCTCTAGTCCTCTATGCGGAAGGATTGGAGGTCTTTGTCGTTCCCTTGTGCGGCTTTGTTTTTCGGGCCGTCGTTGTGTATGCGAGCGGCAGCGAATCTCGCTTTTGGGCTAGTTTCTCCGGTGAATCTGTGAGATCTAGCGCTGGTCTACTTGCCCAACCTCGCTTAGAGTGGAGCTGGCCGATACTCTTCCGGTGTCCTTTGCGCGTATAGGAGCATGGCGGAGGCAGGGCCTCCGAGCTCGTCTGTGTGCATCTTCTGCAGTTTCTACATGTGTGGGCTCTGCTATTGGTGTGGTTTGTGGCCTCCAATTCGGCTATGTTTGCTTCTTCTTGGCCGTCGGCGTGGGGAGCAGGTCTTTTTTCTCAAGGGCCTCTTCACAAGAAGGGATGTAATTTGATGGTTTAATCTAATTCAAtcccttccaaaaaaaaaactctctccTTTACATTTTCTCTCTAACTCGTCTCTATCTTTAACTTATAGATGGACAGTAGCGAAGTACACCCCTCATCTGGCTTGTAAGCCGAGACCCTACCACTACTACTATGGGACGTGCTGAAGTCAATGGGCATAACAAGAAGCCAATGTACCAAGG from Phragmites australis chromosome 8, lpPhrAust1.1, whole genome shotgun sequence includes:
- the LOC133926249 gene encoding putrescine hydroxycinnamoyltransferase 1-like; the encoded protein is MAITHFDLEIASRMLVGASRPPPCFPAVLAVSNLDLVLGPFPIFLVSVYSAPAAGLDAVVSAVRAALPSYLSLFFPFAGRIVRDPETKIPEVACNNAGAELVVADAAVQLAAVDFSEVDRSLGLIQIPFDPSLAMSVQVVRFACGGFALTLATSHLLADGRAFTVLLSAFAEMVREGGLSGEPRLDRSLFRPRSPPRYSASLDAEFSRFTPESMINPLLAAAIRRRLYRIEAADLAALQAEAASAGGGRRASRFVALCAHVWKLLARAVGDSDPSCRMAWIVDGRKLVEPSDGALDRYIGNVITYTSREASVAELLRAPLRDVAAMVRASIAAVMNEARFQELADWMEERKAAFRDGGKWTEAVNLGFGSPALVISGLLPFPIDGDLGFGKPRLVMPWLRHGRLGSASVTVVPSPSGDGSWIVGATRMWPRLLEVVEADPGSLLKPVMAADLGLATPAGSRL